From the Brevibacillus choshinensis genome, one window contains:
- a CDS encoding VOC family protein — translation MKPRITVLTLGVDDLERSLRFYRDGLGLPTEGIVGQEFDHGAVAFFDLQAGVKLAIWNRKDLAYETKVPLAAPSPTELTIGHNVGSKVEVDQVMEEAKKAGATITDPAHDTFWGGYSGHFQDPDGHLWEVVWNPAWEIND, via the coding sequence ATGAAACCACGTATTACCGTGCTGACATTGGGCGTAGATGATTTGGAAAGATCGTTGAGATTCTATCGCGACGGACTAGGGCTCCCTACGGAAGGGATTGTCGGGCAAGAATTTGATCACGGTGCAGTTGCTTTTTTCGATTTGCAAGCGGGGGTGAAGCTCGCGATCTGGAATCGCAAGGATCTTGCCTATGAAACAAAGGTACCTCTGGCAGCCCCAAGCCCGACCGAACTTACGATTGGGCACAATGTCGGGAGCAAAGTGGAAGTGGATCAAGTGATGGAAGAGGCCAAAAAAGCCGGAGCGACGATCACAGATCCGGCACACGATACTTTCTGGGGTGGATACTCAGGCCATTTCCAAGATCCGGATGGACATTTGTGGGAAGTAGTCTGGAATCCTGCATGGGAGATCAACGATTGA
- a CDS encoding NAD(P)H-binding protein produces MLIAITGANGKLGRLIIHQLLKKVPASQVVACVRDPQSMQEYKEIGVDVRYCDYDQPDSLDQALVGASHLLLISSSHQDDHTRFQQHSRVIEAANKSNVGHFMYTSFAFLEKSSLSLTHLHLATERAILSTGIPHTFFRNALYTDFVAALDLQTAITKGFLRVSPGDWMFNSVSRLDLALGIAAVLSEPDRHQHKSYELTSTHPWTFPELTSALSELTGKPISLQEDPAMQHWIFGFLGKIQTSTISNDLEQLIGHPTASLKESIRPFISTATLP; encoded by the coding sequence ATGCTTATAGCGATTACAGGTGCCAATGGTAAGCTCGGAAGGCTCATCATCCATCAGCTCTTGAAGAAAGTTCCCGCAAGTCAAGTCGTCGCTTGTGTCCGTGATCCTCAAAGCATGCAGGAATACAAGGAGATCGGCGTCGACGTTCGGTACTGCGACTACGATCAACCTGATTCCCTTGATCAAGCGCTTGTGGGAGCCTCTCACCTGTTACTCATTTCAAGCTCACACCAAGATGATCATACGCGTTTCCAACAGCATTCCCGTGTTATCGAAGCAGCGAATAAATCGAATGTGGGGCATTTCATGTACACGAGCTTCGCTTTTCTTGAGAAAAGCTCCCTCTCGCTTACCCATCTCCATTTGGCTACGGAACGAGCCATTCTTTCTACGGGTATTCCCCATACGTTTTTCCGTAATGCCTTGTATACCGATTTTGTCGCAGCACTTGATCTACAGACAGCGATCACGAAAGGCTTCCTACGTGTTTCCCCTGGGGATTGGATGTTCAACTCGGTCTCCCGTCTGGATCTTGCTTTGGGAATTGCGGCTGTTCTTTCGGAGCCGGATCGACATCAGCACAAAAGTTATGAGCTTACTTCCACCCACCCCTGGACCTTTCCTGAGTTGACATCGGCCTTGTCTGAGCTGACTGGTAAGCCTATTTCTCTACAGGAAGACCCTGCCATGCAGCATTGGATCTTTGGATTTTTAGGTAAGATTCAGACATCCACCATCTCAAATGATTTGGAACAACTAATCGGCCACCCAACCGCATCCCTGAAAGAAAGCATCAGACCGTTTATTTCCACAGCTACTCTCCCTTGA